Proteins from a genomic interval of Amphiura filiformis chromosome 9, Afil_fr2py, whole genome shotgun sequence:
- the LOC140160087 gene encoding alpha-N-acetylgalactosaminide alpha-2,6-sialyltransferase 2-like: protein MTKPCQTTETHGRRMARKNVVYMFLLGWTIVSLGLFTYHLSKHTNMRVGAHSDHQENFQLSSVFEYKRTADDVTNIRKASVVGHVVSKPHVQRSPVPNIQQSCQNSTTLPNEDKKGTNAGLNKKSKSKQTNNYVGKIKNETRTVSNDAKIAHVNTRKSTKKSAKQVVINSFSKRIRENIQQRMLKYKRRSNEKRRPLPRADERLRTQNVYKHDLQYLKYMKCPTTLRHKMSRRPALKGKYVKDVPILLTREHVTDSEYNRLKVFRDMMGWKGSKFEVILKTMDLLKTSRNQYLFDDRLVNDKVVNGNCIRCAVVGNGGILNGSRMGREIDSHDYVFRTNVAITKGHEDDVGNKTSFYCFGMKTLSGAISGMKNKGFSAPPWNPKIRYVFLPEDDWAYRYIYAALTHGILPKGRKERYAKREPFVFPKPLVPEDIKIIHPDFCRYIDNSWLRSLKLRRVGRATTGAIMIFLALHTCDEVNAYGFMGDPNKFTFHYYDQNFTKSNGLTRVFWHDWDKENALWKLLIKEGIFHMYTRN from the exons ATGACCAAACCATGCCAAACGACAG AAACCCATGGCAGAAGAATGGCAAGGAAGAATGTTGTGTACATGTTTCTTCTTGGTTGGACTATCGTAAGCTTGGGGTTGTTTACATACCATTTaagcaaacacacaaacatgcgTGTGGGTGCGCATAGTGATCATCAGGAAAACTTCCAGTTATCATCAGTTTTTGAATATAAAAG AACTGCAGATGATGTAACAAATATACGTAAAG CCTCAGTTGTTGGACATGTTGTTAGCAAACCACACGTACAACGCTCACCCGTTCCTAATATTCAACAAAGTTGTCAAAACTCTACTACTCTTCCAAATGAAGATAAAAAGGGAACAAATGCAGGATTAAATAAAAAGAGTAaatccaaacaaacaaacaattacgtGGGCAAAATCAAAAACGAAACGAGGACAGTCTCCAATGACGCGAAGATAGCCCATGTTAATACACGGAAAAGCACAAAGAAAAGTGCAAAACAAGTCGTAATAAACAGTTTTAGTAAGAGAATAAGAGAGAATATTCAACAAAGGATGTTAAAATATAAACGCAGGTCTAATGAGAAACGGAGGCCATTGCCAAGGGCAGATGAGAGATTAAGGACGCAAAATGTGTACAAACATGATTTACAGTACCTGAAATATATG aaaTGCCCCACCACACTAAGACACAAAATGTCGAGGAGACCGGCGCTTAAAGGAAAATATGTTAAAGATGTCCCTATATTACTAACACGTGAGCATGTCACAGACTCTGAGTATAACCGGCTGAAGGTATTTCGAGATATGATGGGATGGAAGGGGAGCAAATTTGAAG TTATTTTAAAAACCATGGATTTATTGAAAACGTCCAGGAATCAATATTTATTTGATGATAGACTTGTTAATGACAAGGTTGTTAATGGAAATTGTATACGCTGCGCAGTAGTTGGGAATGGGGGAATCTTGAATGGATCGAGAATGGGCCGTGAAATCGATTCGCACGACTATGTATTCAG AACTAACGTGGCCATCACAAAAGGACACGAAGATGATGTAGGTAATAAGACTTCGTTTTATTGCTTTGGAATGAAAACTCTCTCTGGTGCCATCTCGGGTATGAAAAATAAAGGCTTCTCGGCGCCTCCATGGAATCCAAAAATACGTTATGTATTTCTACCAGAGGATGATTGGGCTTATCGATACATTTATGCTGCATTGACGCACGGCATCTTACctaaaggaaggaaagaaagatatGCTAAAAG GGAACCATTTGTATTTCCAAAACCTCTAGTTCCTGAGGATATTAAAATAATTCATCCAGACTTTTGTAGATATATTGACAACAG TTGGCTCAGGTCTCTAAAGCTAAGGAGAGTAGGTCGAGCAACGACTGGGGCCATCATGATATTCCTTGCACTCCACACGTGCGATGAG GTCAATGCATATGGATTCATGGGTGATCCCAACAAGTTTACATTCCATTACTATGATCAAAACTTTACCAAATCTAATGGCTTAACTCGTGTGTTTTGGCACGACTGGGACAAAGAGAACGCTCTGTGGAAACTTTTGATTAAAGAAGGCATATTTCACATGTATACCAGGAACTAA